In Euphorbia lathyris chromosome 10, ddEupLath1.1, whole genome shotgun sequence, a single genomic region encodes these proteins:
- the LOC136208284 gene encoding thylakoid lumenal 15.0 kDa protein 2, chloroplastic has product MSSFLHFPSSLPLRFTSPPSLTPSITASWPSFRPPSSIQNSTYSSNCAVNFRSKYLNLLLSGALALGLSLSGVEFAEAKVGVNKPELLPKEFTTVIDVAGFLSDGQEKRLAKEIAEIEKDTGFKLRVLAQNYPDTPGLAIRDFWQVDDRTIVFVADPTFGNILNFNVGDSVDLDIPRSFWSRLAGKYGNMFYWKEQGEDASIESAVMAISSCLREPVGSTNCSEIK; this is encoded by the exons ATGTCGTCGTTTCTCCATTTTCCATCTTCTCTCCCGCTCAGATTCACCTCTCCTCCTTCATTAACACCGTCCATTACGGCGTCGTGGCCAAGCTTCCGGCCAccctcttcaatccaaaattcaaCTTATTCCAGCAATTGCGCCGTCAATTTCCGATCCAAATATTTGAATTTGCTTCTCTCCGGAGCTCTCGCGCTTGGTTTATCACTTTCAG GAGTGGAGTTTGCTGAGGCAAAAGTCGGAGTTAACAAGCCGGAATTGCTTCCTAAAGAGTTCACTACCGTTATAGATGTTGCCGGTTTCCTCTCCGATGGCCAG GAGAAAAGACTTGCAAAGGAAATTGCAGAGATTGAGAAGGATACAGGATTCAAATTAAGAGTTTTAGCTCAAAATTATCCTGATACACCAG GATTGGCAATTAGGGATTTCTGGCAAGTGGATGATAGGACAATTGTCTTTGTTGCAGATCCCACATTTG gaaatattttaaatttcaatGTTGGAGATTCTGTTGATCTAGACATTCCCCGAAGCTTTTGGAGTCGTCTAGCAGGGAAATATGGGAACATGTTTTATTGGAAAGAGCAG GGTGAAGATGCATCAATTGAATCAGCAGTGATGGCAATATCTAGTTGCTTGAGAGAACCTGTTGGCTCCACCAATTGCTCTGAGATAAAATAA